The following coding sequences are from one Desulfosporosinus orientis DSM 765 window:
- the galU gene encoding UTP--glucose-1-phosphate uridylyltransferase GalU has protein sequence MKIRKAVIPAAGLGTRFLPATKAQPKEMLPIVDKPAIQYIVEEAVASGIESILIVTGRNKKSIEDHFDKSVELEQTLWEKGKSDILHEIQNISDMANIHFIRQKEPLGLGNAILCAEQFVGEEPFAVLLGDDIMVADPPGLKQLIEVFETYQTTVVGVQRVQPEEVSKYGIISGVKEQPRILSVKDMIEKPAPANAPSNIAIMGRYILMPSIFSFLKTQERGAGNEYQLTDALKEICLKDHLLALELDGERYDIGDKFGYIKAIIEMGLQREELQPQLVKYLQHALKNQGFKHKLKRAAG, from the coding sequence ATGAAAATCAGAAAAGCGGTCATTCCTGCGGCAGGCTTAGGAACCCGGTTTTTGCCGGCGACAAAAGCTCAGCCCAAAGAAATGCTGCCTATCGTTGATAAGCCGGCAATTCAGTATATTGTTGAAGAAGCCGTGGCTTCAGGAATCGAAAGTATTCTCATCGTCACAGGCAGAAATAAAAAATCGATAGAAGATCATTTTGACAAGTCTGTGGAACTTGAGCAGACACTTTGGGAAAAAGGAAAATCGGATATTCTCCATGAGATCCAAAACATTAGTGATATGGCAAATATCCATTTTATACGCCAAAAAGAACCCCTTGGCTTAGGCAATGCTATTCTTTGTGCAGAACAATTTGTTGGGGAAGAACCCTTTGCAGTCCTGTTAGGGGATGACATCATGGTAGCGGACCCACCGGGATTAAAGCAGTTAATCGAAGTTTTCGAGACCTATCAGACAACGGTTGTTGGTGTGCAAAGGGTTCAACCGGAGGAAGTCAGCAAGTATGGAATTATTTCGGGTGTTAAAGAGCAACCAAGGATTTTGAGCGTGAAGGATATGATCGAAAAACCTGCTCCGGCCAATGCCCCTTCGAATATCGCCATCATGGGCAGGTATATCTTGATGCCGTCGATTTTTTCCTTTCTGAAAACGCAAGAGCGAGGAGCGGGCAATGAATACCAGCTCACTGATGCCCTGAAGGAAATTTGTCTTAAGGATCATCTTTTAGCCTTGGAGCTGGATGGAGAGCGCTATGATATCGGGGATAAGTTTGGCTATATAAAAGCGATTATCGAAATGGGCCTCCAGCGGGAAGAACTGCAGCCTCAATTAGTAAAGTATTTACAGCATGCTTTAAAAAATCAAGGTTTCAAACATAAGCTGAAAAGAGCGGCAGGATGA
- a CDS encoding GtrA family protein yields the protein MSKTGKAPKEFVRFGLVGAVNTGVDFAVFTVLTHLGVLVLAAQVVSYSCGILNSFFLNRTWTFSARVRGKSPGQFLGFFLWNLAVLSITYGLLVYFHTHFAWSIIVSKIVATGLSMIINFAGNRWLIFK from the coding sequence TTGTCTAAGACAGGAAAGGCCCCCAAAGAATTTGTGAGATTCGGACTGGTTGGAGCAGTCAATACAGGAGTGGATTTTGCCGTATTTACTGTGCTAACTCATCTAGGGGTGCTAGTGCTGGCAGCTCAAGTTGTATCTTACAGCTGCGGAATCCTGAACAGCTTTTTTCTCAACCGGACATGGACCTTCAGTGCGCGTGTCCGGGGAAAATCCCCGGGACAATTTCTTGGATTTTTCCTGTGGAACTTAGCTGTCTTATCCATAACCTATGGCTTGTTGGTCTATTTTCACACTCACTTTGCTTGGTCGATTATTGTAAGCAAAATTGTTGCTACCGGATTAAGTATGATCATTAACTTTGCCGGTAATCGTTGGTTGATTTTTAAATAG
- a CDS encoding glycosyltransferase family 2 protein, which translates to MNSGIRYSIVIPVYNEEAVIEQTYRRLKQVMASTGESYELIFVNDGSRDQTASLIKGYGEGDDTVKLLGFSRNFGHQVAITAGMDYAAGAAVVVIDADLQDPPELILEMIAKWKEGFDVVYAKRTKRKGETFFKKQTAHLFYRLLRVSTDLNIPTDTGDFRLIDRRVVEELKRLPERNRYVRGLVSWVGFRQTAVEYERDERLAGETKYPLKKMMKLSMDGITSFSYKPLKLATYAGTIIVTFGLSSLAVLIFMKMFNKIFLAGWELVISIQLILSGLLLTMMGIIGEYIGRIYDEARERPLYIISESYGLMRKEQPVKKERTVKRIV; encoded by the coding sequence ATGAATTCGGGTATTCGCTATTCCATTGTGATACCGGTGTACAACGAAGAAGCGGTTATTGAACAGACCTACCGCAGATTGAAGCAAGTCATGGCTTCAACAGGTGAGTCCTATGAGTTGATTTTTGTCAATGACGGCAGCCGTGATCAGACAGCCTCCCTAATTAAGGGGTATGGAGAAGGAGATGACACTGTGAAATTGTTGGGATTTTCCCGCAATTTTGGTCATCAAGTGGCGATCACCGCGGGAATGGATTATGCAGCCGGTGCGGCAGTTGTCGTCATTGATGCGGATTTGCAGGACCCTCCGGAGCTGATTTTGGAGATGATTGCTAAATGGAAAGAAGGCTTTGACGTCGTTTATGCTAAACGAACCAAGCGAAAAGGGGAAACCTTTTTTAAAAAGCAAACGGCTCATCTCTTTTACCGGCTGCTTAGGGTTTCCACAGACCTAAATATCCCCACAGATACGGGAGATTTTCGTTTAATAGATCGCCGGGTGGTTGAAGAATTAAAGCGCTTGCCTGAGAGAAACCGCTATGTTCGGGGATTAGTCAGTTGGGTGGGTTTCCGCCAGACAGCCGTGGAGTATGAAAGAGATGAACGGTTGGCTGGGGAGACCAAGTATCCCCTGAAGAAAATGATGAAGTTAAGTATGGATGGGATAACTTCTTTCTCTTATAAGCCTCTTAAATTAGCCACTTATGCAGGAACCATTATAGTAACTTTTGGTCTCTCTAGCTTGGCAGTCCTTATTTTCATGAAGATGTTTAACAAAATTTTCCTTGCAGGCTGGGAGCTAGTGATCTCTATCCAACTGATCTTATCAGGACTGCTCCTGACCATGATGGGAATTATCGGAGAATATATTGGACGGATTTATGACGAAGCCAGAGAGCGTCCCTTATATATTATCAGTGAATCTTACGGGCTGATGAGAAAAGAGCAGCCTGTAAAAAAGGAACGGACAGTGAAGCGGATTGTCTAA
- a CDS encoding glycosyltransferase family 39 protein, giving the protein MKGLKLKRWDPFLIVIALLAGFLNIYGIWKDQSANAYYTAAVTSMLQSFHNFFFASFDPGGFVTVDKPPVAFWVQTLFASIFGVHGWSVILPQALAGVGSVILVYILVKPTFGKTAARLSALVMACTPIAAAVSRTNNVDSLLVFTLLAATWLLFKAVKTKKWPWFLAAFGLIGVGFNIKMLQAFMVFPAFYLFYWLAYKANLKKKLTVLAGSTAVLLILSFSWAVVVDSIPADNRPYIGSSQTNSVLELAFGYNGLSRLTGQRGAGGGNRPGDGNQAFNQPGSNQMFEQGSDDGSRMRPDDSNQFPSGFSPGQDGNSRTLPGDDGRNRAGNPNDGGGGPGNGGMFNTGTPGPFRLFQSQLSGQISWLLPIALLGALGLLLGLRRKKAMTDKQKETLFWLAWLLPMMGFFSVAGFFHQYYLVMLAPAIAALTGAGWTELYGFTRNCDGWKGWLLPAGILGTTLFQVYILLPYKAQIGLALPVIVGVLGIGAALYLGITQIKGLVKLVWGNSRKVAASGAILVLLMAPLFWAATPLLYGGNSTLPAAGPESSGRGMPGQGAGPSQGQDPGNGNVSFSRQENINSALINYLTANNTGEKYLFATTNAGTAEAYIIQTGQAVMAMGGFSGNDPILTVDKLKEMVANHEVKYFLTSGGGFGGGSSEVQTWIRENGREVPQEEWQSGTEASAERGTDRNGSVTLYEVTLD; this is encoded by the coding sequence ATGAAAGGACTAAAACTTAAACGTTGGGATCCGTTCTTAATAGTCATCGCATTATTAGCTGGGTTTTTAAATATTTACGGTATCTGGAAAGATCAATCGGCCAATGCCTATTACACAGCTGCCGTAACCAGTATGCTGCAAAGTTTTCACAATTTCTTTTTTGCTTCTTTTGATCCCGGAGGATTTGTAACGGTGGATAAACCGCCGGTTGCCTTTTGGGTCCAAACCTTGTTTGCATCGATATTTGGTGTCCATGGTTGGAGTGTGATTTTGCCGCAAGCTCTGGCTGGAGTAGGCTCGGTGATCCTAGTTTATATCCTTGTGAAACCGACCTTTGGCAAAACTGCTGCAAGACTGTCAGCCCTGGTCATGGCCTGTACTCCCATTGCGGCAGCAGTGAGCCGTACCAATAATGTGGACAGTCTGCTGGTTTTTACTCTTCTTGCGGCAACCTGGTTACTCTTTAAAGCTGTTAAAACAAAGAAGTGGCCTTGGTTCCTTGCAGCCTTTGGACTGATTGGGGTAGGCTTTAACATTAAAATGCTCCAGGCATTTATGGTTTTTCCCGCTTTCTATCTCTTTTATTGGCTGGCCTATAAGGCCAACCTGAAAAAGAAACTCACTGTTCTGGCCGGTTCCACGGCAGTTCTGCTGATCCTTTCCTTTTCATGGGCTGTGGTAGTAGACAGTATCCCTGCGGATAATCGTCCCTATATCGGCAGCAGTCAGACTAACTCTGTGTTGGAGCTGGCCTTTGGCTATAATGGACTTTCCCGATTAACGGGTCAGAGAGGGGCGGGTGGAGGGAACCGGCCGGGAGATGGCAATCAGGCCTTTAATCAGCCGGGATCAAATCAGATGTTTGAACAAGGATCTGATGATGGCAGCCGGATGCGCCCGGATGACTCTAACCAGTTTCCCTCAGGATTTTCTCCCGGTCAGGACGGAAATTCCAGAACCCTGCCAGGGGATGATGGGAGAAACCGGGCCGGAAATCCTAATGACGGCGGGGGAGGACCGGGAAATGGGGGAATGTTCAACACAGGTACACCAGGACCCTTCCGCTTATTCCAATCTCAATTATCAGGACAGATCAGCTGGCTTTTGCCCATTGCCTTATTGGGTGCTCTAGGCTTATTGCTGGGTCTTCGCCGCAAGAAAGCAATGACCGATAAGCAGAAAGAAACTCTTTTTTGGCTGGCATGGCTGCTTCCCATGATGGGCTTCTTCAGTGTAGCAGGCTTTTTCCATCAATATTATTTAGTGATGCTTGCCCCGGCTATTGCAGCCCTGACAGGAGCAGGGTGGACAGAACTCTACGGTTTTACCCGTAATTGTGATGGTTGGAAAGGCTGGCTCTTGCCTGCCGGAATTTTAGGAACAACCTTATTCCAAGTCTATATTTTGCTGCCCTACAAAGCTCAGATTGGGCTGGCTTTGCCGGTAATTGTTGGGGTTCTGGGAATTGGTGCTGCTCTGTATTTAGGAATTACGCAAATAAAAGGCCTGGTAAAGCTGGTTTGGGGAAATTCAAGAAAGGTTGCAGCATCAGGAGCTATTTTAGTGCTGCTTATGGCACCGCTCTTTTGGGCCGCAACGCCCCTTCTTTATGGCGGGAACAGTACTCTGCCGGCAGCCGGACCGGAAAGTTCCGGCAGGGGTATGCCGGGACAAGGAGCAGGCCCAAGCCAAGGTCAAGACCCGGGAAATGGAAATGTCAGCTTCAGCCGGCAAGAAAATATTAACTCAGCTTTAATAAACTATTTGACAGCTAACAACACCGGTGAAAAATATTTATTTGCCACAACCAATGCCGGTACAGCTGAAGCCTATATTATCCAGACCGGTCAGGCAGTTATGGCGATGGGCGGATTTTCCGGCAATGACCCAATTTTGACCGTGGATAAGCTGAAAGAAATGGTGGCTAATCACGAGGTTAAATATTTCCTAACTTCAGGCGGAGGCTTTGGCGGAGGAAGTTCAGAGGTCCAAACTTGGATTCGGGAAAACGGCAGGGAAGTGCCTCAGGAAGAATGGCAGTCCGGTACAGAGGCTTCTGCGGAAAGAGGTACGGATAGAAATGGCTCTGTGACGTTATACGAAGTAACCCTGGATTAG
- the galE gene encoding UDP-glucose 4-epimerase GalE has protein sequence MESILVSGGAGYIGSHTVVALLEKGYKPVVLDSLVTGHRQSVAKDVPFFQGDIADSQLVRKIVEQEQISAVIHFAARSLVGESAEKPDLYFEENTAKTNRFVSTLLHCGVKRIIFSSTAATYGIPEDIPIPETAPTVPINPYGFSKLMIEQSFAWLEKAYGLEWIALRYFNAAGAVLDGSLGENHQPETHLIPLILKTALGQRKEIGIFGTDYSTPDGTCIRDYIHVLDLAMAHILALEALAKGTAKGVYNVGTGSGYSVKEVIETARRVTGRTIPAVESPRRPGDPDRLVAKVEKIESLLGWTPRFSSLEQIIESAWAWHRSHPKGYGE, from the coding sequence ATGGAATCCATCTTAGTATCCGGCGGAGCTGGGTATATTGGCAGTCATACTGTTGTAGCTTTGCTAGAGAAAGGTTATAAACCTGTGGTGCTTGACAGCTTAGTAACTGGGCATCGACAATCCGTGGCAAAGGATGTCCCCTTTTTCCAAGGAGATATCGCCGATTCTCAGCTTGTCCGCAAAATTGTTGAACAAGAGCAAATAAGTGCCGTTATTCATTTTGCCGCACGAAGTTTAGTAGGTGAATCCGCAGAAAAACCTGACCTTTATTTTGAGGAGAATACTGCAAAAACCAACCGTTTTGTCAGCACACTTCTGCACTGCGGAGTAAAGCGGATTATTTTTTCTTCCACTGCGGCTACCTACGGAATCCCTGAAGATATTCCCATACCCGAAACGGCACCTACGGTTCCCATTAACCCTTACGGTTTCTCAAAACTGATGATCGAACAATCCTTTGCTTGGTTAGAAAAGGCTTACGGCCTGGAATGGATAGCTCTGCGTTATTTTAACGCTGCCGGTGCTGTTCTCGACGGCTCCCTAGGCGAGAATCATCAGCCTGAAACCCACCTGATTCCCTTAATCTTAAAAACCGCCTTAGGCCAGCGCAAAGAGATTGGCATCTTCGGTACGGACTATTCTACACCGGATGGTACCTGCATCAGAGATTATATCCATGTGCTGGATTTAGCCATGGCCCACATCCTGGCTTTAGAAGCCCTAGCCAAAGGAACTGCCAAAGGAGTCTATAATGTGGGGACAGGCTCCGGCTACAGCGTTAAAGAGGTAATTGAAACCGCTCGTCGAGTCACTGGCCGAACCATACCTGCTGTAGAATCTCCTCGACGGCCCGGTGACCCTGACAGGTTGGTTGCTAAGGTTGAGAAGATAGAATCGCTTTTAGGATGGACTCCTCGATTTAGTTCTTTGGAGCAGATTATTGAAAGTGCTTGGGCATGGCATCGGAGTCATCCTAAGGGATATGGAGAATAG
- a CDS encoding sensor histidine kinase, which produces MKRIKTNSLRFQLLSRSLLLIAGLLVIIGLFQYIFMRGFIYQNKAQSIQSQILSIPIEAWEKASLFDEMNLNLGGSPEDNAFEIKLPHIGPSRVPFFFLPDSTIAFYDTNGTLSVLSNSSKDGEAPPKLDDQDYQNALSSKHDLTYKIIDPASGNEQLIVLQSVKNRDQLLGVVQVSLDTKPLRDILTRQLLTFLLIALLALIGGMLAYIPVLKKTLIPLSKMVDTVEKVDAGNLAERLPVDQGQEEIDRLADSFNGMLERLEISFAAEKEAKEQMRRFVADASHELRTPLTSIHGFLEVLLRGAMNQPDKLHRSLTSMYDESERMKKLVQDLLLLAKLDRSPNVQLSEGVLDEIIKGMAPQLRVLAGNRKVSLKLTSDLKCCFEEDKLKQVILNLFHNAVQHTDPEQGEILISLESAPGGVQLSVQDNGSGIPPEHLPKLFDRFYRSDSSRTRKYGGAGLGLAISKSLVDLHGGTIRVESKDEEGTAFYVWLPQYCEE; this is translated from the coding sequence ATGAAACGAATTAAAACTAACTCACTTCGCTTTCAGCTCTTATCTCGTTCCCTACTGCTTATTGCGGGATTGCTGGTAATCATAGGCCTTTTTCAATATATTTTCATGCGGGGTTTTATCTATCAAAATAAAGCTCAAAGTATTCAAAGCCAGATTTTGTCAATCCCTATTGAAGCATGGGAGAAGGCAAGTTTGTTTGATGAAATGAATCTTAACTTAGGAGGCTCTCCTGAGGACAATGCCTTTGAGATAAAATTGCCTCACATCGGTCCCAGTCGTGTCCCTTTCTTTTTCTTGCCGGACTCGACGATTGCCTTTTATGATACTAATGGAACTCTTTCCGTGCTTTCCAATTCTTCAAAGGATGGAGAGGCTCCCCCCAAGCTTGATGATCAAGACTACCAAAATGCTCTAAGCAGTAAACATGATTTAACTTATAAAATTATCGATCCGGCCTCAGGAAACGAGCAATTGATTGTTCTGCAGTCTGTCAAGAATAGAGATCAATTGCTTGGTGTGGTCCAGGTAAGCCTGGATACAAAACCTTTGCGGGATATTCTGACACGGCAACTATTAACCTTCTTATTAATTGCTTTACTCGCTCTAATAGGGGGCATGCTGGCCTATATCCCTGTATTAAAAAAGACCTTAATACCTTTGTCAAAGATGGTGGACACTGTCGAAAAAGTGGATGCCGGAAATCTAGCCGAACGCTTGCCTGTTGACCAGGGGCAGGAAGAAATTGATCGCTTGGCAGATTCCTTTAACGGCATGCTGGAAAGACTGGAAATATCCTTTGCAGCTGAAAAAGAAGCCAAGGAACAGATGAGGCGCTTTGTGGCCGATGCCTCTCACGAGCTGCGTACACCCCTGACTTCCATTCACGGTTTTTTAGAGGTATTACTGAGAGGGGCTATGAATCAGCCGGATAAACTGCACAGATCTTTAACAAGTATGTATGATGAGTCCGAACGGATGAAAAAGTTGGTGCAAGATCTGCTGCTTCTGGCCAAGTTAGACCGTTCACCAAATGTTCAGCTCAGTGAAGGGGTTTTGGATGAAATCATCAAGGGGATGGCTCCTCAGTTAAGAGTACTTGCCGGAAACCGCAAAGTCAGTCTCAAACTCACCTCGGATTTAAAATGCTGCTTTGAAGAGGACAAGTTAAAACAAGTTATCTTGAATCTTTTCCATAATGCTGTTCAGCATACGGATCCTGAACAAGGAGAAATCCTTATTTCCTTGGAAAGCGCTCCCGGCGGAGTTCAATTAAGCGTACAGGATAATGGTTCGGGAATCCCCCCGGAACATTTGCCGAAACTCTTTGACCGTTTTTACCGCAGTGATTCTTCAAGGACGCGGAAATACGGCGGAGCCGGCCTGGGGCTGGCTATTAGCAAATCTCTTGTCGACCTGCACGGAGGCACCATTCGTGTGGAGAGCAAGGATGAAGAAGGCACTGCCTTTTACGTATGGCTCCCCCAGTACTGTGAAGAATAA
- a CDS encoding response regulator transcription factor: MKKVNGIKLLLVDDEPNILQFLEMGLQEEGFELQTAQDGMTAVTLAKQFQPHIVILDVMMPGMDGFEVCRMLKKTENVAIIMLTAKDEVDDRVKGLTLGADDYMMKPFSFEELLARIHARIRNQFPNLIGEVELGAFRIDDRRKEILYEQRVLELSTTEYELLKFLVLNHGLVLSKAKILDKVWGYDFGGDENIVEVYIRSLREKLNDKEHRLIRTLRGAGYRVDL; this comes from the coding sequence ATGAAGAAAGTAAATGGTATCAAACTGTTATTGGTAGACGATGAACCGAATATTTTACAATTTCTTGAAATGGGCCTGCAAGAGGAAGGATTTGAGCTGCAAACCGCTCAGGATGGAATGACAGCGGTAACCTTGGCCAAGCAGTTTCAGCCTCATATTGTTATTCTTGATGTTATGATGCCGGGCATGGATGGCTTTGAAGTATGTCGGATGCTCAAGAAAACTGAGAATGTGGCTATCATCATGCTTACCGCTAAAGATGAAGTGGACGACCGGGTGAAAGGATTGACTCTCGGGGCGGACGATTACATGATGAAACCCTTTAGTTTTGAAGAATTGCTGGCACGCATTCACGCCAGAATCCGCAATCAATTTCCCAATCTCATTGGAGAGGTTGAGCTGGGAGCTTTTCGGATCGACGACAGGCGCAAAGAGATCCTTTATGAGCAAAGGGTTTTGGAGTTATCCACCACGGAGTATGAGCTGCTGAAATTCCTGGTGCTGAATCATGGCTTAGTCTTAAGCAAAGCTAAAATCTTGGATAAGGTCTGGGGCTATGACTTCGGCGGAGATGAGAACATTGTCGAGGTGTATATTCGTTCCCTCAGGGAAAAATTAAACGATAAAGAACATCGTTTAATTCGAACCTTACGGGGAGCAGGTTATCGGGTTGATCTGTAA
- a CDS encoding DUF4179 domain-containing protein, whose translation MFEENGNELRGADDMNDREDGAPADLAADLSKAKHQVIALPVPLELDEYINRGLTRGVKVQKSRRFRKWSMIAACFLLAVLMTSARVSPVIAEALQQIPGLGYIVELINYDKGLQSAVKNDFVLPLGVSDEHDGIVFTVDGMIMDEGSLILFYTLDYSGKGSPVQLSEVKLFDDQGESVQQVALGYSSMADAGEDGEHQVYSQITVNFNERTKIPPVISLKVKLSAAPQDRPPESFDQLSSTWELAIPVDKDLFAGMKKVYEINQSVVVEGQKITFEKLTIYPTRMALRVVFDPANSKKIFAFDDLALVNEQGEEWGRIANGMTGSKEDEYHETLFFQSNYFTQPQKLYLRGKSIRALDKDKTKLVFDLDQKKIIESPPGLKFYQVTDNLLENVAYMDFLLKLNPDLDKLRGYSVLSFEFTDKAGNSFSTKGQGFSTCSDAPGYDQTITISLPLDQDYQSPLTFQIQDYPIRITGKFDIRIK comes from the coding sequence ATGTTTGAAGAAAACGGCAATGAATTACGTGGGGCAGATGACATGAATGATAGAGAAGACGGCGCCCCTGCCGATCTCGCGGCTGACCTGAGCAAAGCGAAACATCAGGTAATCGCCCTGCCGGTGCCCCTTGAACTTGACGAGTATATTAACAGGGGTCTGACAAGAGGCGTTAAAGTTCAAAAAAGCCGCCGGTTCAGGAAATGGAGTATGATAGCTGCTTGTTTTCTTCTCGCTGTACTCATGACCTCTGCCAGGGTTTCACCGGTCATTGCCGAGGCATTGCAGCAAATCCCGGGTTTAGGATATATTGTTGAACTTATCAACTATGACAAAGGGCTGCAATCCGCTGTCAAAAATGATTTTGTCCTGCCCCTGGGAGTTTCCGACGAGCACGATGGGATTGTCTTTACAGTGGATGGTATGATTATGGACGAGGGAAGCTTGATTCTTTTCTATACCTTGGACTATTCTGGCAAAGGCAGCCCTGTCCAGTTATCAGAAGTAAAACTTTTCGATGATCAAGGGGAGTCTGTGCAGCAGGTGGCACTGGGTTACAGCAGTATGGCGGATGCCGGTGAGGATGGAGAACATCAGGTGTACTCCCAAATTACTGTCAATTTTAATGAAAGGACGAAGATTCCCCCTGTGATAAGCTTAAAAGTAAAGCTTAGTGCTGCCCCTCAGGACCGGCCACCCGAATCCTTTGATCAGCTTTCTTCAACCTGGGAACTAGCCATACCTGTTGACAAAGACCTCTTTGCTGGTATGAAAAAGGTATATGAAATCAACCAGAGTGTGGTTGTTGAGGGCCAGAAAATTACCTTTGAAAAACTGACGATTTACCCCACCCGAATGGCCTTAAGGGTAGTCTTCGACCCTGCCAACAGCAAAAAAATCTTTGCTTTTGATGATCTCGCTTTGGTCAATGAACAAGGGGAAGAGTGGGGGCGGATTGCCAACGGAATGACGGGCAGCAAAGAGGATGAGTACCATGAAACTCTCTTTTTCCAAAGCAATTATTTTACCCAGCCCCAAAAACTCTACCTGCGGGGTAAAAGTATCCGGGCTTTAGATAAGGATAAGACAAAGCTTGTCTTTGACCTCGACCAGAAAAAGATCATCGAGTCTCCGCCGGGGTTAAAGTTTTATCAGGTTACTGACAATCTCTTAGAAAATGTCGCTTACATGGATTTTTTGTTAAAGCTGAATCCGGATCTGGATAAACTGCGAGGGTACAGCGTCCTGTCCTTTGAATTTACGGATAAAGCTGGGAATTCCTTCAGTACGAAGGGACAAGGGTTTTCAACTTGTTCCGATGCCCCTGGCTACGATCAAACCATCACTATCTCTTTACCTTTGGATCAAGACTATCAATCCCCTTTAACCTTTCAAATTCAAGATTATCCCATTCGAATCACCGGGAAATTTGATATTCGAATAAAGTAG
- a CDS encoding sigma-70 family RNA polymerase sigma factor: MEKQIMAAIRRGDAEAFYELLKPYKNQLYRIAYRYLQSEQDALEAIQETIFRAYRGVSKLKRPEYFQTWLIRILMNVCSDELKRRKVQPASFNEEIRQECAAAADDSNEPDSKIRLQRLDINMALDRLDLMHRQVIELKYFEDLTIREIAFILERPEGTIKTWLTQSYKQLKKYLGEGDCHV; the protein is encoded by the coding sequence ATGGAAAAGCAGATTATGGCCGCAATCAGAAGAGGAGATGCTGAGGCTTTTTATGAGCTTCTGAAACCATATAAAAATCAACTATATCGTATTGCTTACCGGTATTTGCAGAGTGAACAGGATGCTTTGGAAGCGATCCAAGAAACAATCTTTCGGGCTTATCGAGGAGTTTCTAAGCTAAAAAGACCAGAGTATTTCCAAACCTGGCTGATTCGCATACTCATGAATGTTTGCAGCGATGAATTAAAGCGGCGAAAAGTTCAGCCTGCCTCTTTTAATGAAGAGATTCGTCAGGAGTGTGCGGCAGCTGCCGATGACAGCAATGAACCTGACAGTAAGATCAGGCTGCAGCGTTTAGATATTAATATGGCCTTGGACCGTCTCGATTTAATGCACCGGCAAGTGATTGAACTTAAGTATTTTGAAGACTTAACCATTCGCGAAATTGCCTTTATCTTGGAACGGCCTGAAGGGACGATCAAAACTTGGTTAACCCAGTCTTACAAACAGCTTAAAAAGTATTTAGGAGAGGGGGATTGTCATGTTTGA